From the genome of Gorilla gorilla gorilla isolate KB3781 chromosome 4, NHGRI_mGorGor1-v2.1_pri, whole genome shotgun sequence:
AAAAACTTTCCAGAATACTGCTTCACATTGTTCTGCAGCAAATATTGTGCATTCTGTATCTGGTCCTGTGTTCCTGTAATGGTAATGATCTGCTCTTCGGATCCTTCTAAAGGCTCATCAATTTTGATTGAAGCTCCCAACTCATGACCGATTTGTTTAATCCGCTGACCACCTTTGCCAATAATAGATCCAGTCAAATCTTTGGGAATAGTTACTTTTGCAGTAATAATAGGTCCACCAAGATCACCATATGAGCCACCAATCCCTGCATAGGAATAATCATATCCGGAGCCACCCTGTGGTTCATAAGCCATCTGCCATTCCGATGGGCTCCATGTATCTATTGCAGAGTTCCAAGTTTCATCAGGACTGAAACCAACCATGCCATCATAACAGTCTCCAGGTCTCCCTCTTCTGTCATAGGCCATTAGGTCTTCCCCtctaggtggtggtggtggaggaagaggaagattcCGAGCTCTGCTACCACCCCGGCCACCTCGTCCagtaggaggaggaggtggtCCTCGATGAGGGCTTATATCTCTTCTAGATGGAGGCATGGGACGCCGACCCCAACCAGGAGGCATTCTGTCAAAACCACCTCTTCCCCACAATGGAAATACCACTGGGCGTCCAGGGTGGTCATCAAACATCATTGTAAAACCACCATAATCATAGGTTTCATTGTGAAAACTGGGATCATAAGGCTGTGCAGGTCCTTTGATGGGAGACTCAGATATAAGATCAAGGATGATCTTTATGCACTCTACAAACCCTACTGGGTTTTCCTCCAATAAGAACAACTCTGTCAGTGGGATGAGAACAGCATTCCTAGAAAAGCTTGATGGTTGTTTGAGCGTTCTCTCAAAGTTCTTTGATTTTAGCACCTTTGACCCCAATATTCCTCCTGCTAGACTCTGATAAATCAACAGCTTCAACTCGCACTCAAAGTCTCTTCCTTTATAGTGTTGGTAATTTAAGCATTCCACAGCATCAGATTCCAGCAGGAGCTGGCTGGTTGCAGTGAGTAATGGCAACTGGAGGCCCTCTTCCAAGGTAGGGATgattttctttagaatttctcCAATTGTTTCAATACCAGCACTGATACTCAGTATGCACTCGGGGCCACTGCTGTCTGGGACTGAAACACTGGCACTGTAGTCTATACAGGGAGCCTTAATATTCTTGCCTCCTTCTCCAATCACTGCCCCAGCATTCTTGTTCTGAAGCAGAATGTGTAACTCAACCATCTCATCAGTGTTTCTAGATCTTTTCAATGCTTGTTCCTCTTCCATATCTTCTGCAGGGCGTTTACCAAATTCACCATTGGTTTCAGTGTTAGGGAAGGTTTCTTCTGGCTGTTCAGTTTCCACTTGTATTAAAGGGACACACCAAGCTATAGGCCACGAACAAGTGGGACACACGCTGAGTTTGCTCTTctttaaggaaaattaaaatagacTCTAGTGATGATTGTGTGTGGGGGCAAAGGACAGGTATTGAAATTTTCACACTGAACTCGTGTAAAAATGAGTGACTTCTTGATATCTCTGTAATAGGATAACCCATAAATTCTACTGTCCAAATTGGAACATTTTTTAGAATAAGAGGTGggtactttaaaaaatcatgctGGGACAACAACCCTAAAGTGGGAGTGTCCCAGACAAATTGAGAGGTAGGGTTCCACTATATCTTATTACATTTCCTTTAGTtgaaagcaaacaagcaaacaaaccttGATTTGGAAGTTACAATTCAGACTCAACCAAATAAAGGTCCTTttggtttaaaataattattatgagATGAAGATGAATATTTAGGCAATTTTAAACTCAAAGAATAAGAGCTAACACTGTGAGTtatgcactgtgctaagcactccACACCtattaagtcatttaatcttcatacaaaaactatgaggtaggtattaatATGACTATTTGCTCCACTTTATAGGTGTTAATGGAGAGACTGGTTTAAGTGAAAGGTCCAAGGTTAGCTGGTGACCGAGCAGAGCCAAGATTCCAATCCAGGATTTTTGGTGCCAGCTGTCCCAGTCCATGCTACATTGCCTCTCACACTCTAAGCTTCAGCTCACTTGCCtcctaaatttgaatttcaaatgaacaataatttctttttttagaacaAGTGTGTCCTATGCAACGTTTGAGACAAGGCTCCTCCTTTTTCCTGGTTGCCAAAGGAGCTTACTCATCCTCGGCGTGGTTGAGTGCTGAATGTGGGTGTGGGCTTCTGATCTCTGTGTCTCAGCCAGTACCCTTGGCATTACCTGCTGAAGTGTTCTTTTTGGTTGTATAACTCACAGCCTGTTCTCAGAGCCTGGTCTCCCAGCAGAGCCCATCATTTCTCAAGCCAGAATCAGCTCTGCCTCTACTCCTGGTTATGTTGCAGATACCTAGTCTCAGCCTCATCTCTTATCCGCCTGGAAATATTCATAtgaatatttttgaatgtttGCATATTCATATGAATATTATGAACATTAAGGACTAT
Proteins encoded in this window:
- the LOC101153715 gene encoding heterogeneous nuclear ribonucleoprotein K-like, translating into MEEEQALKRSRNTDEMVELHILLQNKNAGAVIGEGGKNIKAPCIDYSASVSVPDSSGPECILSISAGIETIGEILKKIIPTLEEGLQLPLLTATSQLLLESDAVECLNYQHYKGRDFECELKLLIYQSLAGGILGSKVLKSKNFERTLKQPSSFSRNAVLIPLTELFLLEENPVGFVECIKIILDLISESPIKGPAQPYDPSFHNETYDYGGFTMMFDDHPGRPVVFPLWGRGGFDRMPPGWGRRPMPPSRRDISPHRGPPPPPTGRGGRGGSRARNLPLPPPPPPRGEDLMAYDRRGRPGDCYDGMVGFSPDETWNSAIDTWSPSEWQMAYEPQGGSGYDYSYAGIGGSYGDLGGPIITAKVTIPKDLTGSIIGKGGQRIKQIGHELGASIKIDEPLEGSEEQIITITGTQDQIQNAQYLLQNNVKQYSGKFF